The proteins below come from a single Oncorhynchus keta strain PuntledgeMale-10-30-2019 chromosome 32, Oket_V2, whole genome shotgun sequence genomic window:
- the LOC118365557 gene encoding riboflavin-binding protein-like, with amino-acid sequence MAITSNSLPLVCAYLAATLIGRILCLEGACLQDGRQKATPSQEPHLKECTIYAENACCSGDDIQDLNPMTSEKNSPWDKCGKLSPKCEDFLKRVTCFYRCSPDAARWPHSHLQSSMQAVPLCHSFCRDWYEACRMDMTCARNWARDPRGQNCTGNCVPYQQMYQHGRDLCESLWGDAFMTVEDEEEEREGGEGISNGNGGRPCGCLTLSPSDREVIAALRALEEDPEELDTTKSGLPQYRAPCHTQPQTKPATLPLQARRSNGNIVMRKRSVVVDDVEGSGSGL; translated from the exons ATGGCTATCACGTCAAACTCCCTGCCGTTGGTCTGTGCATATTTAGCGGCTACCCTGATTGGTCGCATTTTGTGTTTGGAGGGTGCGTGTCTCCAGGACGGTAGACAGAAGGCCACGCCCAGCCAGGAACCTCACCTGAAAGAGTGCACAATCTATgctgaga ATGCATGTTGTTCAGGGGATGACATCCAGGATCTTAATCCCATGACCAGTGAGAAGAACAGCCCCTGGGACAAGTGTGGGAAACTGAGCCCGAA GTGTGAGGACTTCCTGAAGCGTGTGACCTGTTTCTACCGTTGTTCCCCTGATGCAGCCCGCTGGCCACACTCTCACCTCCAGTCCTCCATGCAGGCCGTGCCACTGTGCCACAGCTTCTGCCGTGACTG GTATGAGGCCTGCAGGATGGACATGACATGTGCTCGTAACTGGGCCAGAGACCCCAGAGGACAGAACTGCACTGGGAACTGTGTGCCGTATCAGCAG ATGTACCAGCACGGCCGGGACCTGTGTGAGAGCCTGTGGGGGGACGCCTTCATGAcggtggaggatgaggaggaggaacggGAGGGGGGTGAGGGTATTAGCAATGGTAATGGTGGACGTCCCTGTGGATGCCTGACCCTCAGCCCCTCGGACAGGGAGGTGATCGCTGCCCTCAGGGCCCTGGAGGAAGACCCAGAGGAGCTGGACACCACCAAGAGTGGCTTGCCTCAGTATCGTGCCCCCTGCCACACGCAGCCCCAGACCAAGCCTGCCACACTGCCCCTGCAGGCGCGGAGGAGCAACGGCAACATTGTGATGCGGAAACGCTCGGTCGTGGTGGATGATGTGGAGGGCAGTGGGAGTGGGCTGTAG
- the LOC118365556 gene encoding peroxiredoxin-2-like isoform X1 has translation MFTNRDVKQMLTFLRNKLFVRINTERKDRGLGPMKIPLLADPTQAISRDYGVLKEDEGIAYRGLFVIDDKGIPRQIPINDLPVGCSVDETLHLVQAFQHTDKFGEEEGTENSVPSRMETRERHHRPKRPEEQGVFLQTELIHPHLLRGATSIQGTN, from the exons atgttcactaacagggatgtaaaacaaaTGTTGAcgtttttgagaaataagctgtTTGTGCG GATCAAcacagagaggaaagacagaggtCTGGGCCCTATGAAGATCCCTCTGCTGGCTGACCCCACCCAGGCCATCTCCAGGGACTACGGAGTGCTGAAGGAGGATGAGGGCATAGCCTACAG AGGTCTGTTTGTGATTGATGACAAGGGCATCCCGAGACAGATCCCCATCAACGACCTGCCAGTGGGGTGCTCTGTGGATGAGACACTGCACCTGGTGCAGGCCTTCCAGCACACTGACAagtttggagaggaggaggggacagagaacAG TGTGCCCAGCAGGAtggagaccagggagagacaccATCGTCCCAAACGTCCAGAAGAGCAAGGAGTTTTTCTCCAAACAGAACTGATCCATCCACACCTCCTTAGAGGTGCTACGTCTATACAGGGTACTAACTGA
- the LOC118365555 gene encoding transcription factor JunB-like: MSTKMEQPFYHDDSFLSAYGHSDAALHDYKHLKQNMNLNMTEPYRNLKSDLYQAAHQDVGSLKLASPELERLIIQNSNGIITTPTPGQYFYNRSITDEQEGFAEGFVKALDELHKINHMPIAPPNVSIGAGGVTTCSAAASSVFGSSLQPEPPIYTTLNAYCPNTNLSSASSYPSTTINYLPPLHQQSHHQQTSTHASHPFQYSLPGAGVHPQRLVAFKEEPQTVPDLHSSDGSPPMSPIDMENQEIIKAERKRLRNRLAATKCRRRKLERISRLEDKVKVLKSDNAGLSNTATVLREQVAQLKQKVLTHVSSGCQLMLTSKMEAF; the protein is encoded by the coding sequence ATGTCTACAAAAATGGAGCAGCCTTTTTATCATGACGACTCTTTTCTCTCGGCATACGGCCACTCTGATGCTGCATTGCACGACTACAAACACCTAAAGCAGAATATGAATTTGAACATGACAGAGCCATATCGCAACCTCAAGTCTGACTTGTACCAGGCAGCGCACCAGGACGTCGGGTCACTGAAGCTTGCTTCCCCTGAACTCGAAAGGCTTATCATCCAAAACAGTAACGGTATAATTACTACTCCCACCCCAGGCCAGTACTTCTACAACCGGAGCATCACTGATGAGCAGGAGGGCTTTGCGGAGGGCTTCGTGAAAGCCCTGGACGAGCTCCACAAGATAAACCATATGCCCATAGCCCCGCCCAACGTGTCTATTGGAGCGGGTGGTGTGACGACCTGTTCGGCGGCGGCCTCTAGTGTCTTCGGCTCCTCCCTGCAGCCCGAGCCTCCAATCTACACAACACTGAACGCTTATTGCCCAAACACTAACCTCTCTTCCGCATCCAGTTACCCCAGTACCACCATCAACTACTTACCGCCGCTTCACCAGCAGAGCCATCACCAACAGACCTCCACGCACGCGTCACACCCCTTTCAGTACTCTCTACCTGGCGCTGGGGTCCATCCACAGCGCCTCGTGGCTTTCAAAGAAGAACCACAAACCGTCCCTGATCTACACAGCAGCGACGGTTCCCCGCCAATGTCCCCAATCGACATGGAAAACCAAGAGATAATCAAGGCCGAGCGGAAGAGGCTTAGAAACCGACTAGCAGCAACCAAATGCCGGCGCCGCAAACTGGAGCGCATCTCCCGACTGGAGGACAAGGTGAAAGTTCTGAAGTCGGACAATGCTGGGCTCTCCAATACGGCGACTGTGCTTCGTGAACAAGTTGCCCAGCTCAAACAGAAAGTCCTGACGCATGTAAGCAGCGGCTGTCAGCTGATGTTGACGAGCAAAATGGAGGCATTTTAA
- the LOC118365556 gene encoding peroxiredoxin-2-like isoform X2, whose amino-acid sequence MFTNRDVKQMLTFLRNKLFVRINTERKDRGLGPMKIPLLADPTQAISRDYGVLKEDEGIAYRGLFVIDDKGIPRQIPINDLPVGCSVDETLHLVQAFQHTDKFGEEEGTENSVPSRMETRERHHRPKRPEEQGVFLQTELIHPHLLRGATSIQG is encoded by the exons atgttcactaacagggatgtaaaacaaaTGTTGAcgtttttgagaaataagctgtTTGTGCG GATCAAcacagagaggaaagacagaggtCTGGGCCCTATGAAGATCCCTCTGCTGGCTGACCCCACCCAGGCCATCTCCAGGGACTACGGAGTGCTGAAGGAGGATGAGGGCATAGCCTACAG AGGTCTGTTTGTGATTGATGACAAGGGCATCCCGAGACAGATCCCCATCAACGACCTGCCAGTGGGGTGCTCTGTGGATGAGACACTGCACCTGGTGCAGGCCTTCCAGCACACTGACAagtttggagaggaggaggggacagagaacAG TGTGCCCAGCAGGAtggagaccagggagagacaccATCGTCCCAAACGTCCAGAAGAGCAAGGAGTTTTTCTCCAAACAGAACTGATCCATCCACACCTCCTTAGAGGTGCTACGTCTATACAGG GGTGA